A section of the Alphaproteobacteria bacterium genome encodes:
- a CDS encoding protein kinase, whose amino-acid sequence MTRRLAKPRITRFRLPIGRVIGGKYVVEEFLGRGYEGEVYRVSEIRTGLPRAAKLFFPHRNLKDREARSYAIKLERLRHCPIVIQYHHAETVLFQGVPVTCLISEYVDGMLLQNFITAHPGRRLPSFKALHLLHGLVSGIEQIHLSGEYHGDLHTENIMVHPRGIFFDLKVVDFFNYGRSNPDRRLEDLFQLVTLLYEMTGGRRHYRNQPPEIKAICRGLRRDLICRRFPSTSHLRDHLEYFDWTP is encoded by the coding sequence ATGACGCGCCGCCTCGCCAAACCCAGGATTACCAGATTCCGGCTGCCCATCGGGCGGGTGATCGGCGGCAAGTATGTCGTCGAGGAGTTTCTCGGACGCGGGTACGAGGGGGAGGTTTACCGCGTTTCGGAGATCAGAACGGGTCTGCCGCGCGCGGCAAAGCTTTTCTTTCCGCATCGCAACCTGAAGGACCGGGAGGCCCGCAGCTACGCGATCAAGCTCGAACGGCTGCGCCACTGTCCCATTGTCATTCAGTATCACCATGCCGAGACGGTGCTGTTCCAGGGCGTACCGGTGACCTGCCTGATCAGCGAATATGTCGACGGCATGCTGCTGCAGAACTTCATCACCGCTCATCCGGGCCGGCGGCTGCCGAGCTTCAAGGCGCTTCACCTTCTGCACGGACTCGTTTCGGGAATCGAGCAGATTCACCTGAGCGGCGAATATCATGGCGATCTCCACACCGAAAACATCATGGTGCATCCGCGCGGCATTTTCTTCGATCTCAAGGTGGTGGATTTCTTCAACTATGGGCGCTCGAACCCGGACAGGCGGCTCGAGGATCTGTTCCAGCTCGTCACGCTTCTCTATGAAATGACCGGCGGGCGGCGCCACTACCGCAATCAGCCGCCCGAAATCAAGGCCATCTGCCGGGGCCTGCGCCGGGACCTGATCTGCCGCCGCTTTCCGAGCACAAGCCATTTACGCGACCATCTCGAGTATTTCGACTGGACGCCGTGA
- the ureG gene encoding urease accessory protein UreG, translating into MKSPHGPLRVGIGGPVGSGKTALTLALCREFRDNLSVAAITNDIYTREDAEFLLRHTALPADRIVGIETGGCPHTAIREDASINLAAVEDMKLRVPDLDLILIESGGDNLAATFSPELADLTIYVIDVSAGDKIPRKGGPGITRSDLLVINKTDLAPLVGASLEVMDRDSARMRGDRPYLFAQIRNDEGVHKVAAFIREQGGLG; encoded by the coding sequence ATGAAATCTCCCCACGGTCCCTTGCGCGTCGGTATCGGCGGCCCGGTTGGCTCGGGCAAGACAGCGCTGACGCTGGCGCTGTGTCGCGAATTTCGCGACAATCTGTCGGTTGCGGCCATTACCAACGACATTTACACGCGCGAGGATGCCGAGTTCCTGTTGCGTCACACGGCCTTGCCGGCGGATCGGATCGTCGGGATCGAGACTGGCGGCTGTCCGCATACCGCGATCCGCGAGGATGCGTCGATCAACCTGGCTGCCGTTGAAGACATGAAGCTGCGGGTTCCGGACCTCGACCTCATTCTGATTGAATCGGGTGGAGACAATCTGGCGGCGACGTTCTCGCCCGAACTGGCGGATCTGACGATCTACGTTATCGACGTCTCGGCCGGAGACAAGATTCCGCGCAAGGGCGGGCCGGGCATCACGCGATCCGATCTGCTCGTTATCAACAAGACGGATCTTGCCCCGCTGGTAGGCGCGTCACTCGAAGTGATGGACCGGGATTCCGCCCGGATGCGCGGCGACCGGCCGTATCTTTTTGCCCAGATCAGGAATGATGAGGGCGTCCACAAAGTGGCCGCCTTCATCCGGGAGCAGGGCGGGCTTGGCTAA
- a CDS encoding urease accessory protein UreF produces MGTIMGTITGMAMPSPTDPVALLTLVSWLSPSCPVGAYSYSHGIEWLVESGDIGDGDSLYQFLADCLAAGAGWSDAVLFAAAWRAPASDEISSLAAALCPSSERRLETMAQGAAFARVVSDAWGIELGPAAYPVAVARAARIVGAGLEESLSLYLHAWAQNLVSAAVRLVPLGQTDGQRVIARLAPLVAGIADRAIAADPDDLGGVAFGADIASMRHETQHTRLFRS; encoded by the coding sequence ATGGGCACGATCATGGGCACGATCACGGGCATGGCCATGCCGTCACCGACTGATCCCGTGGCACTTCTGACGCTTGTTTCCTGGCTGTCCCCGTCCTGCCCGGTCGGCGCCTACAGCTATTCCCACGGAATAGAGTGGCTGGTCGAAAGCGGGGATATCGGCGATGGCGACAGTCTCTACCAATTTCTCGCCGATTGCCTGGCAGCGGGGGCCGGCTGGTCGGATGCGGTACTGTTCGCTGCCGCCTGGCGCGCGCCGGCCAGCGACGAGATCTCATCTCTGGCTGCCGCCCTCTGCCCAAGTTCGGAACGCCGGCTCGAAACCATGGCCCAGGGCGCCGCATTCGCGCGGGTCGTCAGCGACGCCTGGGGGATCGAACTCGGTCCCGCCGCCTACCCGGTGGCAGTGGCGCGCGCGGCGCGGATCGTGGGGGCCGGGCTGGAGGAGAGCCTCTCGCTATACCTTCATGCCTGGGCCCAGAATCTCGTCTCCGCTGCGGTGCGACTCGTGCCGCTCGGCCAGACCGATGGCCAGCGCGTCATTGCCCGGTTGGCGCCACTGGTGGCCGGGATCGCGGATCGTGCGATCGCGGCTGACCCCGACGATCTGGGCGGTGTCGCCTTTGGTGCTGATATCGCGTCGATGCGTCACGAAACACAGCACACGAGGTTGTTCCGCTCATGA
- a CDS encoding urease accessory protein UreE has product MIARKIDRGGTGGPPATTVTLDYDGRFLRRKSLTLDNGSQCLVDLAETVSLAAGDHLITEDGAAILVRAAPERVTLVRADSPEALARLAWHIGNRHTPCQIGADFLVLREDHVLDGLLRRLGARLEHADAPFTPEGGAYGLGRIHGHDHGHDHGHDHGHGHAVTD; this is encoded by the coding sequence ATGATCGCACGTAAAATCGATCGTGGCGGAACGGGCGGCCCGCCGGCAACTACAGTCACGCTGGACTATGACGGTCGGTTCCTGCGCCGGAAATCGCTCACCCTCGACAATGGCTCGCAATGCCTCGTCGATCTGGCCGAAACGGTCAGCCTGGCGGCAGGCGATCACCTCATCACGGAGGATGGCGCGGCGATCTTGGTGCGTGCTGCGCCCGAGCGCGTGACCCTGGTCCGCGCCGACAGCCCCGAAGCGCTTGCGCGTCTCGCCTGGCACATCGGCAATCGTCACACGCCATGTCAGATAGGCGCAGATTTCCTTGTTCTTCGGGAGGATCATGTTCTGGATGGTCTCTTGCGACGTCTCGGCGCGCGCCTTGAACATGCCGACGCGCCCTTCACGCCCGAAGGCGGCGCCTACGGGCTGGGGCGTATACACGGGCACGATCATGGGCACGATCATGGGCACGATCACGGGCATGGCCATGCCGTCACCGACTGA
- the ureC gene encoding urease subunit alpha codes for MAYRLSRRDYAAMYGPGTGDRVRLADTDLFIEIEHDAAHPGEEVKFGGGKVIRDGMGQSQASRADGAVDTVITNAVILDWSGVFKADVGLRDGRIVALGKAGNPDIQDNVDIVIGPGTEAIAGEGKILTAGGIDCHIHFIAPQQIEEALMSGVTTMLGGGTGPATGTNATTCTPGPWHIGRMLQAADSFPMNLGFAGKGNASLPGPLEEQVRAGALALKLHEDWGTTPAAIDNCLSVADDHDIQVMIHTDTLNESGFVEVTIDAFKGRTIHTFHTEGAGGGHAPDIIRVCGQPNVLPSSTNPTRPYTVNTIEEHLDMLMVCHHLDPSIPEDIAFAESRIRKETIAAEDILHDLGAFSIIASDSQAMGRVGEVLIRTWQTADKMKRQRGPLPEDSAGNDNFRARRYIAKYTINPAIAQGIAHEVGSVEVGKRADLVLWDPVFFGVKPDLILIGGMIAAAPMGDPNASIPTPGPVHYRPMFGSFGRARTATGVSFVSAAAAADGIGSRLGLAKTVVPVRDLRRLSKADMKLNDALPVIEVDPETYEVRADGVLLTCPPAEVLPMAQRYFLY; via the coding sequence ATGGCGTACCGACTGTCACGGCGCGATTATGCGGCCATGTATGGCCCTGGCACGGGCGACCGTGTGCGCCTCGCCGATACGGATCTCTTCATCGAGATCGAGCACGACGCAGCCCATCCCGGCGAGGAAGTCAAATTTGGCGGCGGGAAGGTCATTCGCGACGGAATGGGTCAGTCGCAGGCATCCCGGGCCGATGGTGCCGTGGATACCGTCATCACCAATGCGGTGATCCTGGACTGGTCCGGCGTTTTCAAGGCGGATGTGGGGTTGCGCGACGGGCGGATCGTCGCGCTCGGCAAGGCGGGCAATCCCGATATCCAGGACAATGTCGATATCGTTATCGGCCCCGGCACGGAGGCCATCGCGGGGGAGGGAAAGATTCTCACGGCCGGTGGAATCGACTGTCACATCCATTTCATCGCGCCGCAGCAGATCGAGGAAGCGCTGATGTCGGGCGTGACCACCATGCTGGGTGGCGGCACCGGCCCGGCCACGGGGACCAACGCGACCACTTGCACGCCGGGACCCTGGCATATCGGGCGTATGTTGCAGGCGGCCGACAGTTTTCCGATGAATCTGGGCTTCGCCGGCAAGGGCAATGCGAGCCTTCCCGGGCCGCTTGAAGAGCAGGTGCGCGCCGGGGCCCTGGCGCTCAAACTTCATGAGGACTGGGGGACCACACCGGCGGCAATTGACAACTGCCTGTCCGTCGCCGACGACCACGACATCCAGGTGATGATTCACACCGATACGCTGAACGAGTCCGGATTCGTCGAGGTGACGATCGACGCATTCAAGGGTCGGACCATCCACACTTTTCACACCGAGGGCGCCGGCGGCGGCCATGCACCCGATATCATCCGCGTGTGCGGCCAGCCCAATGTGCTGCCCAGCTCGACCAACCCGACCCGGCCCTATACGGTGAATACCATCGAGGAGCATCTCGACATGCTGATGGTGTGTCACCATCTCGATCCGTCAATACCGGAAGATATCGCCTTCGCCGAAAGCCGCATCCGTAAGGAAACCATCGCGGCCGAAGACATCCTCCACGATCTCGGGGCGTTTTCCATCATCGCATCCGATTCCCAGGCGATGGGGCGGGTCGGTGAAGTTCTTATCCGCACCTGGCAAACGGCGGACAAGATGAAGCGTCAGCGCGGCCCGCTGCCGGAGGACTCGGCCGGAAACGATAATTTTCGCGCCCGACGCTATATCGCCAAATACACCATCAATCCGGCCATTGCCCAAGGTATCGCCCACGAGGTGGGATCGGTCGAGGTAGGAAAGCGGGCCGATCTCGTGCTTTGGGATCCCGTCTTCTTCGGGGTCAAACCGGACCTGATCCTGATCGGCGGCATGATCGCGGCCGCGCCCATGGGTGACCCCAATGCTTCCATCCCGACACCAGGGCCGGTTCATTACCGTCCCATGTTCGGCAGTTTCGGCCGGGCGCGGACGGCGACGGGCGTGAGTTTCGTTTCCGCCGCCGCCGCGGCCGATGGGATTGGCAGCCGGCTGGGCCTGGCCAAGACCGTGGTCCCGGTTCGCGACCTGCGCCGGTTGTCCAAGGCCGATATGAAGCTCAACGACGCCCTGCCGGTGATCGAGGTGGATCCCGAAACCTACGAGGTGCGCGCCGATGGTGTTCTGCTGACCTGCCCGCCGGCTGAAGTTCTGCCGATGGCGCAGCGGTATTTTCTGTACTAG
- a CDS encoding urease subunit beta, translated as MIPGEILPAEGEVVLNPGRAVTTLRVANTGDRPVQVGSHYHFAETNPALAFDRAAARGQRLDIPAGTAVRFEPGQTREVNLVPFAGARRVFGFHGDISGDISGDL; from the coding sequence ATGATCCCGGGCGAAATCCTGCCGGCAGAAGGCGAGGTGGTGCTCAATCCGGGCCGGGCCGTGACCACGCTTCGCGTTGCCAATACCGGGGACAGGCCCGTGCAGGTGGGCTCGCACTATCATTTTGCTGAAACTAATCCCGCCCTTGCCTTCGATCGTGCGGCGGCGCGCGGCCAGCGGCTCGATATTCCGGCCGGTACGGCCGTACGCTTCGAGCCCGGCCAGACGCGCGAGGTTAATCTCGTCCCGTTTGCGGGTGCCCGGCGTGTGTTCGGCTTTCATGGCGATATTTCGGGCGATATTTCGGGGGACCTTTGA
- a CDS encoding urease subunit gamma, whose translation MRLTPREKDKLLISMAALVARRRLERGVRLNHPETVALISDFVIEGARDGRSVAELMDEGAHVVTRDQVMEGVAEMIRDVQVEATFPDGVKLVTVHTPVR comes from the coding sequence ATGCGCCTGACCCCTCGGGAAAAAGACAAGCTGCTGATCTCGATGGCCGCCCTGGTCGCCCGAAGGCGACTGGAGCGCGGAGTCAGGCTGAACCACCCGGAAACGGTTGCGCTGATCTCGGACTTCGTGATCGAGGGCGCGCGCGACGGCCGCTCCGTCGCCGAACTCATGGACGAGGGCGCGCATGTGGTGACTCGTGATCAGGTCATGGAAGGCGTCGCAGAGATGATCCGCGACGTTCAGGTTGAAGCGACCTTTCCCGACGGGGTCAAGCTGGTCACCGTTCATACACCCGTAAGATGA
- a CDS encoding urease accessory protein UreD yields MAVQDPTVFERTVGKSHLRAVADGPTGRTVLARLHQAGACKLRLPSARDAFLEAVQINTAGGLTGGDRLAHSAEAGPGAALSLSSQAAERIYRAGSGATRVAVRLDVAAGATLHWLPQETIVFDGAVLHRNLRVDLAPDAHFVGLEAVMLGRDRMGERVTRGELRDDWRVYCSGRLVFADATRLKDWDRLADHALLGDNRAYATVVAHGAIRQADLDEVREMLTTAAGRGGASVVEGTLVLRLLAPDAETLRGDLSRLLPVITGRPLPRVWSL; encoded by the coding sequence ATGGCCGTACAAGACCCGACAGTGTTCGAGCGGACGGTGGGGAAAAGCCATCTCAGGGCCGTGGCCGACGGACCAACGGGCAGGACGGTCTTGGCCCGGCTGCATCAGGCGGGAGCCTGCAAGCTGCGCCTGCCTTCGGCGCGCGACGCGTTTCTGGAAGCGGTTCAGATCAACACGGCTGGCGGCCTCACCGGCGGCGATCGGCTCGCGCATTCGGCCGAAGCCGGGCCGGGCGCCGCGCTATCCCTCTCGAGCCAGGCGGCGGAGCGGATCTACCGGGCCGGGTCGGGGGCCACGAGGGTGGCGGTCCGGCTTGATGTCGCGGCCGGCGCTACCCTTCACTGGCTGCCGCAGGAGACGATCGTGTTTGATGGGGCGGTGCTGCATCGTAATTTGCGGGTCGATCTGGCGCCCGATGCGCACTTCGTCGGGCTTGAGGCTGTCATGCTGGGCCGGGACCGGATGGGCGAGCGTGTAACGCGGGGCGAGTTGCGCGATGACTGGCGTGTTTATTGCAGCGGGAGACTGGTGTTTGCCGACGCCACGCGCCTCAAGGACTGGGACCGGCTGGCCGATCACGCCCTCCTCGGCGACAACCGGGCCTATGCCACCGTCGTGGCCCATGGGGCGATCAGGCAGGCGGACTTGGACGAGGTGCGTGAAATGCTGACGACGGCGGCGGGCAGGGGAGGGGCGAGTGTTGTGGAGGGCACGCTGGTCCTGCGGCTTCTCGCGCCGGATGCGGAAACGCTGCGCGGCGACTTGAGCCGTCTGCTGCCGGTCATCACCGGCCGGCCCCTGCCGCGTGTCTGGAGTCTCTGA
- a CDS encoding NrsF family protein: MRSKSTEYTSTESLITTLVDDARPVRRLSPPHARLLAWLALSLPAVAIVVWLFGLRPDLGAQLQDSRFLFEVAAALMTAIFAATAAFCSVVPGRPRYELFMPLVPLALWLALLGRGCWQDWVSLGPAGLALHIDFMCFPGIALVGLAPGVLMGWLLHRGHVFDPPVTAGLGILAVAALGAAGLRLFHEHDTGIMVLVWQFGTVALFAAGSMALASLHRR; this comes from the coding sequence ATGAGAAGCAAGAGCACGGAATATACGAGCACGGAGAGCCTGATCACGACGCTGGTCGACGATGCCCGCCCCGTGCGTCGGCTGTCGCCCCCGCATGCCCGGCTCCTCGCATGGCTCGCGCTTTCCCTGCCGGCTGTGGCGATCGTGGTCTGGCTGTTCGGTCTGCGTCCCGACCTTGGCGCGCAATTGCAGGATAGCCGATTTCTGTTCGAGGTCGCGGCCGCCCTGATGACGGCGATCTTCGCCGCCACGGCGGCCTTCTGCTCGGTCGTGCCCGGCCGCCCGCGCTACGAACTTTTCATGCCGCTTGTGCCGCTCGCCCTGTGGTTGGCCCTGCTGGGCCGGGGATGCTGGCAGGACTGGGTTTCGCTCGGGCCGGCCGGCCTGGCACTCCATATCGACTTCATGTGTTTTCCGGGCATCGCGCTGGTAGGCCTTGCCCCGGGGGTCCTGATGGGCTGGTTGCTTCACCGGGGGCATGTGTTCGACCCGCCGGTGACGGCCGGACTCGGCATCCTGGCTGTGGCGGCGCTGGGCGCGGCCGGTCTCAGGCTCTTTCACGAGCACGACACGGGCATCATGGTGCTCGTCTGGCAGTTCGGGACCGTGGCGTTGTTTGCTGCAGGCAGCATGGCTCTGGCATCTCTGCACCGGCGATGA
- a CDS encoding sigma-70 family RNA polymerase sigma factor translates to MAEFNDEWRDLMRRAQNGDRAAYGQLLEGVLPWLRRYVGRRWSRPDGQEDLVQEILISLHRARRTYDPARPFEPWLAAIARHRLLDAGRRHRRDPTDPVAEVPETETFSISQANREAREEDSPYGDPGKLRQVIATLPRRQRQAIELVKIREMTFAEASRASGVSISALKVAVHRGIKTLRLRLSAGDVSEREQ, encoded by the coding sequence ATGGCGGAATTTAACGATGAATGGCGCGACCTTATGCGCCGTGCCCAGAACGGCGACCGCGCGGCCTACGGGCAACTGCTGGAGGGGGTGCTGCCCTGGCTGCGGCGCTATGTGGGCCGGCGCTGGTCCCGGCCTGACGGACAGGAAGACCTTGTTCAGGAGATCCTGATCTCCCTTCATCGCGCGCGTCGTACCTATGACCCGGCGCGGCCTTTCGAACCCTGGCTCGCCGCCATTGCCCGCCATCGTCTGCTCGATGCAGGGCGCCGCCATCGCCGCGATCCGACCGATCCCGTGGCCGAGGTGCCCGAAACTGAAACCTTTTCCATCTCCCAGGCGAATAGGGAGGCGAGGGAAGAGGATTCGCCCTACGGCGATCCCGGGAAACTGCGCCAGGTAATTGCCACCTTGCCCCGTCGGCAGCGCCAGGCGATCGAGCTGGTCAAGATACGGGAAATGACCTTTGCCGAGGCGTCGCGTGCCAGCGGGGTGAGCATCTCGGCGCTCAAGGTGGCGGTTCACCGAGGGATCAAGACTCTGCGTCTGCGGCTTTCGGCCGGCGACGTCTCGGAGCGGGAGCAATGA
- a CDS encoding cytochrome P460 family protein, whose protein sequence is MAPASEKCVVPRLAKANPCAAKNPCAAKRGCGPCGAKKGCAAKNPCAAKNPCAAKNPCAAKNPCGAGNPCNPCNPCAGAGGAEISSAEAVAAYDCVKPELKAGYAKSGLAVARDYQGWAKYNTVPYESGTHGSRYVNNYANATAKNYGKFEESGTMPEGSFLAKDSILADEAGKVRLGPLFLMEKMEAGFNGDTFDWRYTMVMPDGAIVGTTNGDGHNNVQFCVDCHNLQEQQDAMWFLPEEFRQN, encoded by the coding sequence ATGGCGCCGGCCAGCGAGAAATGCGTTGTGCCCCGTCTGGCCAAGGCCAATCCTTGTGCAGCCAAAAACCCCTGCGCCGCGAAGCGCGGGTGCGGCCCCTGCGGTGCGAAGAAAGGTTGCGCCGCCAAGAACCCCTGCGCTGCCAAGAATCCCTGCGCCGCCAAGAATCCCTGCGCTGCCAAGAACCCCTGCGGCGCTGGCAATCCTTGCAATCCGTGCAATCCCTGCGCGGGCGCCGGCGGGGCGGAAATCTCCTCGGCCGAAGCGGTGGCGGCCTATGATTGCGTCAAGCCGGAGTTGAAAGCGGGCTACGCCAAATCCGGGCTTGCGGTCGCCCGGGACTATCAGGGCTGGGCCAAGTACAATACGGTGCCCTACGAATCCGGGACTCACGGCTCGCGTTACGTCAACAACTACGCAAACGCGACCGCCAAGAACTACGGGAAATTCGAAGAGTCGGGCACGATGCCCGAAGGCTCGTTCCTGGCCAAGGACAGCATCCTGGCCGATGAAGCGGGCAAGGTGCGGCTCGGCCCGCTTTTCCTGATGGAAAAGATGGAGGCCGGGTTCAATGGCGATACCTTCGACTGGCGCTACACGATGGTCATGCCCGATGGCGCCATCGTTGGGACGACCAACGGGGACGGCCACAACAACGTCCAGTTCTGCGTGGATTGTCACAATCTTCAGGAACAACAGGACGCCATGTGGTTCCTGCCGGAAGAATTCCGCCAGAACTGA
- a CDS encoding carboxymuconolactone decarboxylase family protein — translation MTYFPSMPDASLIHFMRRYPQYAEPLHHFVEAALRAPNGELSPAEREMIFAYVSGLNGCQFCHAAHTGVAEEMGYPKGEISNLLEDSGLAGASAKMRPILEYAAKLTEDPTSVGKGDIQAVLDAGWSEDTMMNVVMICGAANLFNRWIEGCGVKANPQHVNAGIKALAQGGYLDIMEAAKA, via the coding sequence ATGACCTATTTTCCGTCCATGCCCGATGCTTCACTCATCCATTTCATGCGCCGCTATCCGCAATATGCCGAGCCGCTTCATCATTTCGTCGAAGCGGCGCTGCGCGCGCCGAACGGCGAATTGTCACCGGCCGAACGCGAGATGATTTTCGCTTATGTGTCAGGCCTGAACGGCTGCCAGTTCTGCCATGCAGCGCATACCGGCGTGGCGGAGGAAATGGGGTATCCCAAGGGTGAGATCAGCAATCTCCTCGAAGATTCCGGCCTCGCCGGTGCGTCGGCAAAAATGCGCCCGATCCTCGAATATGCGGCCAAGCTGACCGAGGATCCGACGTCTGTGGGAAAAGGCGATATTCAGGCGGTTCTCGACGCCGGATGGAGCGAGGATACCATGATGAACGTTGTCATGATCTGCGGTGCGGCCAATCTCTTCAATCGCTGGATCGAGGGGTGCGGCGTGAAGGCAAACCCGCAACATGTGAACGCCGGCATCAAGGCGCTCGCGCAGGGTGGCTATCTGGATATCATGGAAGCCGCCAAGGCCTGA
- a CDS encoding NAD(P)H-dependent oxidoreductase, translating into MTLNEKQAALCEGHGFDFSGLSALFLNCTLKPSGTLSHTETLMSVSAEIMTRNGVAVEMLRPVDFDLAPGVYPDMREHGFATDDWPDLSRKVLAADILVVGTPIWLGEESSVCRRLIERLYSESGRLNEAGQYIYYGRVAGAVVTGNEDGVKHCAMTLFYALQHLGYSIPPQADAGWIGEAGPGPSYGDAGSGGPENDFTQRNITFMSWNLMHMASLLRRAGGIPAHGNQRAEWDAGCRFDHPNPDYR; encoded by the coding sequence ATGACGTTGAACGAAAAACAGGCTGCATTATGCGAGGGGCACGGGTTTGACTTCTCGGGTCTTTCGGCGCTTTTCCTCAACTGCACCCTCAAGCCCAGCGGCACGCTGTCCCACACGGAAACACTCATGTCGGTTTCGGCCGAGATCATGACACGCAACGGCGTCGCGGTCGAAATGTTGCGGCCCGTGGATTTCGATCTGGCGCCCGGTGTTTACCCCGATATGCGCGAGCACGGATTTGCCACCGATGACTGGCCCGACCTCAGCCGCAAGGTTCTCGCGGCCGATATTCTGGTCGTCGGCACGCCGATCTGGCTGGGCGAGGAAAGCTCGGTCTGCCGTCGGCTGATCGAGCGGCTTTACAGCGAATCGGGCCGGCTGAACGAGGCCGGGCAATACATCTATTACGGGCGGGTGGCCGGCGCGGTGGTCACTGGCAATGAAGACGGCGTCAAGCATTGCGCGATGACCCTGTTCTACGCCCTGCAGCATCTCGGATATTCCATTCCTCCCCAGGCGGATGCCGGCTGGATCGGCGAGGCGGGGCCGGGCCCCTCCTATGGCGATGCGGGGTCGGGCGGGCCCGAGAACGACTTCACCCAGCGCAACATTACCTTCATGAGCTGGAATCTGATGCACATGGCCAGCCTGCTGCGCCGGGCGGGCGGCATCCCCGCCCATGGCAACCAGCGAGCCGAATGGGACGCAGGCTGCCGGTTCGACCACCCCAACCCGGATTACCGCTGA
- a CDS encoding 4Fe-4S dicluster domain-containing protein: MGVFSSRRDRDGGFQPSLMHRLLRPMASGNTINGLGEPAKRRPTPIYHHKAVKVVHERLQNFFYLRLLPNRRYWPSMRHQARLEKRPPAPISDEKSDSGPSANATAIKAFALANGADIVGITAMRDEYVFEGYDTYPNYPSIVMLGVRMDHAKLMRIVDRGVDSIGGAHIIDVYNHGTHTARRLADHIRGMGFTAEGNCGPMAGAISLIPPALAAGLGELGKHGSIINRELGANFRLAYVLTDMPLAQDGADHFGVDEFCASCQLCRRNCPPDAIYDAKQWVRGEKKWYVDFDKCVAYFNDSQGCGICLAVCPWSRPGVGPKLAQKMLKKQALAAE; this comes from the coding sequence ATGGGTGTATTCTCCAGCCGGCGTGACAGGGACGGGGGGTTCCAGCCCTCACTGATGCACAGGCTGCTGCGCCCCATGGCGTCGGGCAATACCATCAACGGTCTGGGCGAGCCCGCGAAACGGCGGCCCACGCCAATCTACCATCACAAGGCCGTGAAGGTCGTCCACGAGCGGCTGCAGAACTTCTTTTATCTGCGGCTTCTGCCCAACCGTCGTTACTGGCCATCGATGCGCCACCAGGCGCGGCTCGAAAAGAGGCCACCCGCGCCCATCAGCGACGAAAAATCCGACAGCGGGCCGTCGGCCAACGCGACGGCGATCAAGGCGTTCGCACTTGCCAACGGGGCCGACATCGTCGGCATCACGGCGATGCGCGACGAATATGTGTTCGAGGGCTACGACACTTACCCGAATTACCCCTCGATCGTGATGCTCGGCGTCCGGATGGATCACGCCAAGCTGATGCGGATCGTGGATCGTGGTGTCGATTCGATCGGTGGTGCGCACATTATCGATGTTTACAACCATGGCACTCACACCGCACGTCGTCTCGCCGACCACATTCGCGGGATGGGATTCACGGCCGAGGGCAATTGCGGGCCGATGGCGGGCGCGATCAGCCTGATTCCGCCCGCTCTGGCGGCGGGGCTGGGAGAACTCGGCAAACATGGCTCGATCATCAACCGCGAACTGGGCGCTAATTTCCGACTTGCCTATGTGCTGACCGATATGCCGCTGGCCCAGGACGGGGCGGATCACTTTGGCGTCGATGAATTTTGCGCCAGCTGCCAGCTTTGCCGCAGGAACTGTCCGCCCGACGCTATCTATGACGCCAAGCAATGGGTCAGGGGCGAGAAAAAATGGTATGTCGATTTCGACAAATGCGTCGCCTATTTCAATGATTCGCAGGGCTGCGGCATCTGCCTCGCGGTCTGCCCCTGGAGCCGGCCGGGCGTGGGGCCCAAGCTGGCGCAGAAAATGCTGAAAAAACAGGCGCTCGCCGCGGAATGA